A single Kribbella aluminosa DNA region contains:
- a CDS encoding extracellular solute-binding protein, which produces MSSSLSRRDLLRAGAALGALAAAGPALSACGGGSSSNGNSPQSKKAALPTYKRFPGLPAPDLPGNADGLLDAYTTYPSKLIDVWAGKTPGDGKPLTGLAQLNGAAPPSLDKNVYWQTMNQRLGSPVQMQLVNAGNDFNTKIATMSAGNDFPDIMQINSSIPALDRFLEAKMLDLTPYLSGDKVLKYPALANIPSRYWEACVFNGKLFGLPIPRGLLSAWALYYRSDLVEAAGGEAKVSNFQDLYQLAKATTDAKKGIWAFANSPLDYIRMMLSIPAGWQRVDGKMVNYVEHEHQQQALESARKIVADGLVNPDVAAAPPSQWQQWFGGKKAALLGGTYSAWGGLTQQGVPADKIGIFNVVGYDGGDAPGWKGGLNNNIAVIPAKNKDRAETLLKIADFLASPFGTSENRLISTGVEGHNYTVKNGKIEVDQDRVNERSLGLTYLGAPPPVIASSSDPAYVQGEYKAQQKLAADGTMDLALTLFSETNSRKSPQLETERQNMEFDIILGRKPVSAWADFVTKWRTEGGDKIRTELEAAAKTVAGK; this is translated from the coding sequence ATGTCCTCAAGCTTGTCCCGTCGGGACCTGCTCCGAGCCGGTGCGGCACTCGGTGCGCTGGCGGCGGCTGGTCCAGCGCTGAGCGCCTGCGGTGGCGGATCGTCGTCGAACGGCAACTCGCCGCAGAGCAAGAAGGCCGCGCTTCCGACGTACAAGAGGTTCCCCGGGCTTCCGGCGCCGGATCTTCCTGGTAACGCGGACGGTCTGCTCGATGCGTACACGACGTACCCCAGCAAGCTGATCGACGTCTGGGCCGGCAAGACACCTGGTGACGGCAAGCCGCTGACCGGTCTCGCGCAGCTGAACGGAGCCGCGCCGCCGAGCCTGGACAAGAACGTGTACTGGCAGACCATGAACCAGCGGCTGGGCTCGCCGGTACAGATGCAACTGGTGAACGCCGGCAACGACTTCAACACCAAGATCGCGACGATGAGCGCCGGGAACGACTTCCCGGACATCATGCAGATCAACAGCTCGATACCGGCCCTGGACCGGTTCCTGGAAGCGAAGATGCTCGACCTGACGCCGTACCTGTCGGGTGACAAGGTGCTGAAATACCCGGCGCTGGCAAACATCCCCAGCCGGTACTGGGAGGCCTGTGTCTTCAACGGGAAGCTGTTCGGCCTGCCGATCCCGCGCGGTCTGCTGTCGGCATGGGCGTTGTACTACCGTAGCGATCTGGTCGAGGCGGCCGGCGGAGAGGCGAAGGTCAGCAACTTCCAGGACCTGTACCAGTTGGCCAAGGCAACGACCGACGCGAAGAAGGGCATCTGGGCCTTCGCCAACAGCCCGCTGGACTACATCCGGATGATGCTGTCGATCCCGGCCGGCTGGCAGCGTGTCGATGGCAAGATGGTCAACTACGTCGAGCACGAGCACCAGCAGCAGGCGCTGGAGTCGGCCCGCAAGATCGTGGCCGATGGCCTGGTCAACCCCGATGTGGCCGCCGCGCCGCCGTCGCAGTGGCAGCAGTGGTTCGGTGGTAAGAAGGCCGCGCTGCTCGGCGGAACCTACAGCGCCTGGGGAGGACTCACCCAGCAGGGTGTGCCTGCCGACAAGATCGGCATCTTCAACGTCGTCGGGTACGACGGCGGCGACGCACCGGGCTGGAAGGGTGGTCTGAACAACAACATCGCGGTGATCCCGGCCAAGAACAAAGACCGCGCCGAGACGTTGCTGAAGATCGCCGACTTCCTCGCCTCCCCGTTCGGTACGTCCGAGAACCGGCTGATCAGCACCGGTGTGGAAGGGCACAACTACACGGTGAAGAACGGGAAGATCGAGGTCGACCAGGACCGGGTCAACGAACGGTCCCTCGGTCTCACCTACCTCGGGGCGCCGCCGCCGGTGATCGCGTCCTCGTCCGATCCGGCGTACGTTCAGGGCGAGTACAAGGCGCAGCAGAAGCTGGCCGCCGACGGCACCATGGACCTCGCACTGACCCTGTTCTCGGAAACGAACTCCCGGAAGAGCCCGCAGCTGGAGACCGAGCGCCAGAACATGGAGTTCGACATCATCCTCGGCCGCAAGCCGGTCTCGGCCTGGGCCGACTTCGTCACCAAGTGGCGCACTGAGGGTGGCGACAAGATCCGGACCGAGCTGGAGGCGGCGGCAAAGACCGTCGCCGGGAAGTGA
- a CDS encoding FadR/GntR family transcriptional regulator — protein MNPSDESPFAPVATPRSAPAQVADQVVAAIRDGQIQRYDRLPAERELARLLGVSRPTLREALAGLELAGLVRSRQGHGTVVIASPAHVANWGAEVTPTQVFEARLVIEPQLARLAAEKQYPADMAALEEAGAELEKEFAETGHYRSDLPVHRAVARAARNPVLETALEEALRHTESSRWIELRSSALRPEVIREGHVDEVRQLIHAITHGSPDEAADIWRRHLIRFRDEMLTGLHGDDGPNPPG, from the coding sequence GTGAACCCGTCCGACGAATCCCCGTTCGCCCCGGTGGCCACACCCCGGAGCGCACCCGCCCAGGTCGCGGATCAAGTCGTGGCAGCGATCCGGGACGGCCAGATCCAGCGCTACGACCGCCTCCCCGCCGAGCGCGAGCTGGCCAGGCTCCTCGGCGTGAGCAGACCGACGCTGCGAGAAGCGCTCGCCGGCCTGGAGCTGGCCGGCCTGGTGCGATCCAGACAAGGTCATGGCACGGTCGTGATCGCGTCCCCGGCGCATGTCGCGAACTGGGGTGCCGAGGTCACGCCGACCCAGGTGTTCGAGGCTCGACTGGTGATCGAGCCCCAACTCGCCCGGCTCGCGGCGGAGAAGCAGTACCCGGCCGACATGGCGGCGCTCGAGGAGGCCGGCGCCGAACTGGAGAAGGAGTTCGCCGAGACCGGTCACTACCGCAGCGACCTACCGGTCCATCGCGCCGTCGCCCGCGCCGCCCGCAACCCCGTCCTGGAGACCGCGCTCGAGGAAGCCCTCCGGCACACCGAATCGTCCCGCTGGATCGAGCTCCGTTCCTCCGCCCTCCGCCCCGAGGTCATCCGCGAGGGTCACGTCGACGAGGTCCGCCAACTCATCCACGCCATCACCCACGGAAGCCCCGACGAGGCCGCCGACATCTGGCGCCGCCACCTGATCCGCTTCCGCGACGAAATGCTCACCGGCCTCCACGGCGACGACGGCCCCAACCCACCCGGCTGA